Part of the Vulpes vulpes isolate BD-2025 chromosome 13, VulVul3, whole genome shotgun sequence genome, AAAATGTTATATTCCTGTATTGGTATTCATCTTGTCTAGGTTAAAAAATTACCCCTGGGTGGaatggcatcttttaaaaaacacttagaTTCTTAATTAGTTACTGTGGCTGCAGGCTAATCACAGATGCAGTCATTAGATGATAGCATACTAATCTGTTGATTCCTTCCTTGCCTATCTATGTGAACAGCCTTAATAAACCAGCCcctaaaaaagtttattttgtaaactttgttttcaaagagatgtatatgtgcatgtaaatgtaattattatataCACAGTGCtattacatacattttatatCTTGTTATATAAATGTGGATGCTACTATAATTACTGTAATCAGGggaaatttatatgtatatgtatgtgttttgaagtcttcattttaattaagattatcaattatttcttttgtgactcattcttttagaattttatttaaaaagtcattatcagtgatgttgagcatcaattcatgtatctgttggacatctgtatgtcttctttgaaagaatgcctattcatatcttctgcccatttttaatttgattaatcattttttggggtgttgagtttaagttctctatatattttggaattaagtttttatcagatatgtcatttgcaaatatcttctcccattccatcagttgccttttagttttgctgattgttgccttcactgtgcaggagctttttattttgatgaagtcccaatagttcatttttctttttgtttcttccagagacatatctagtaagaagttgctatggctgatgtgaaagaggttactgcctgtgttcttttctaggattttgatggtttcctgcctcacatttaagtctttcagccattttcaacttatttttgtgtataaaaaaatggtcgagtttcattcttttgcatgttgctgtccagttttcccaacaccatttgatcatcagggaaatacaaatcaaaactacaatgagtatgttctcattaatttggggaatataaataatagtgaaagggaatataaaggaagggagaagaaatgttgggaaatatcaggaagggagacagaacataaagactcctaactcggggaaacgaactaggggtggtggaaggggggaggagggcgggtgttggaggggaatgggtgacgggcactgaggtggacacttgacgggatgagcactgggtgtttttctgtatgttggtaaattgaacaccaataaaaattaatttaaaaaaaactacaatgagatatcacttaacacctgtcagaatggctaaaatcaacaacacaagaaacaggtgttggtgaggatatggagaaaggggaactctcttgcactcttggtgaatgctaactgatgcagccactctggaaaacagtaggttttccttaaaaagttaaaaatagaagtaccctacaatccagcaattgcactactaaatatttgcccaaagaatactaAAATACTAAGTCAGAGGGATACATGTACACCAATacttacagcagcattatctacagtagccaaattctaaaaagagcccaaatgtccattgactgatgaatggataaggaggatGTGGTgtacacccccccacacacacacacacatacacacaaactggagtatcactcagccatgacaaagaatgaaatcttgccatttgcaatgacatggatggagctatatatgtacataaatacataatggaattttattcaccacaaaaaagaatgaaattttgccatttgcaacaatctTGCTTTTTGAAAGTGGATCCACTAGTCAAGTCTTAGATGAttacagacatggccaacatctTGACTCCAGCCCCATGGAAGACACAGATTCAGAAGTACTAAGTTAAGCTTCTCCAAAATTCCTGAGCCTCAGAAAGTATTcagttaataaatgtttgttgttttaagctactaagttttgtgataatttattatatagtaatatataatgaataagCTGCTACTAGAGGCTTACTCTCTTCATGTTGAAAGACATGAACACAAGTAACCAAATTCAGTTATGCAAATACATTTCAAACCTCTGCTCTTGTCCCATCTGCAAATATCCACTGTCCAAAGCATAGTTTTTTGATCAAACTCAAAATCAAAGGGCAGGGAAATACTTCTCTATAGGAGAAGTATTATAGATACTAGGTTCAAATCTTTCTTAATTTATAGGAAAGaggagtctttgcagatgtgattaaattaagaattttgacATAATCCTGGATTATATACTTGGGCCCTAAATGCCATCAcaagtgtctttataagagaaaagtaggggtgggaatgcaaactgctgcagcccACTCTCAAAAGTGTATGgagtttttttcaaaaaagttaaatatagaactttcctatgatctagcaattgcactactaggtatttacccaaaggtcacaaaaatactgatttgaaaggatacatgctccctgatgtttatagcagcattatctacaatagccaaattatggaaagaccccaaatgtccatccattggtgaatggataaagaagatgtggtgtacacataacacacacacacacacacacacacacacacacacacagacacacacaggaatattacccagccatgaaaaagaatgaaatcttgccctttgcaatgatatggatgaggctagggagtattatgctaagctaaataagtcagagaaagacaaataccatataatttcacttatatgtagaatttaataaacagaacaaatgaacatagagggggaaaaaagaggcaaaccaggaaacagacacttaactgtagagaacaaacagatggttaccaggcaggggtgggggctgggttAAATAGATGGTAGGAATTAAGCagaacacttgtgatgagcaccaggtattatatgtaaatgttgaatcacaaaattctataCCTgtactaatattacactgtatgttaactaaatggaatttaaataaaaacttggaagggaaaaaaaagagagaaaggcagggggaGATTTGACATTCACATAGAGAAGAAGGTGACGAAGTTGCAGGCAGAGACTGGTGCCATGTGGCTACAAGCCAAAGAACACCAAAAAATGCTGGTAaccaacagaagaaagaaaaggcaaaaaatgcATTCTTCCCTAGAATCAACAACTAATACCTTCCTTTTAGACTTCTGAAGTCCAGAACTGTGACAGAATAAACTTCTCTTGTTTCTGGtaatttgctacagcagccctaggaaactaatacattgtCTGATGGAGTAGAGGGAAGAGTTGGATATTGGCtgaaaaataatctcatttattttgcaTCCCTTCAAAAGATAACCAGAAAATAACACCtgtatcccaatgtttatagcagtagtgtgcacaacagccaaactatggaaagagcccagatatccatcaacagatgaaggaagacagaagataaaatggaatattacttagccataaaaaatgaaatcttgccatttgcaatgatgtggatggaactagagggcattaatgctatgcaaaataagtcagaatgaaaattatcatatgatttcactcatatatggaatttaagaaactaaacagaggaacatagaggaagagagggaaaaataaaacaggataaaatcagagagggagacaaaccctgagactcttaatcataggaaaccaactctgagggttgctgaaggggatggggtaacagggtTATTGGCaataaggagggcatgtgacataatgagcatggggtgttatgTACAACAGATTGATTCACTGAACTCCACCTCTGAAAATAATAcactataaattaattaaatttaaatttaaaaaagataaaagactaTGCACTGAATTAAATGGAAATCCATATGAAGATGATTTAAAAGAATGTTAATTCTTCACTACCTTTTCAAAgatgtgtatataaaaaaaaattaaaaaaaaaagatgtgtatatAATGGCAACATGAGCACAGTTATAGAAAATATATCCATTTGCCACTTGAGATATTTGCAGTATGACTGGAGAGGTTGGCactaacaaatattttgtttaccaAATCATACTTTTACAAAGGGAAGAAGTGATGTAAAAGTGTCCAAGGCATGACACAGCATCTTCCCTTTTTTATCAAAAGGCTCAAGAAACTGGGACTGtgctttcttagtttttttttttttttttttttttcctcccggGGCTTGGCAAGGATCTCGCACACTGGCTGATAGTAAGTGTTGAGTGGTTAAGCAGATATTCAGAGACTAGTTCCTACAGAAAAGCAGATAGTATATACAGTTAAAGTCAGGATAAACCCAGAAACCATTTACACTTTTCACAGGTGATCAGAGAGTAATGCAAACTTTTCTGAGAGGCAGATGAAGACTAGAAGCCCATGACTAAATCCTGCCATTACTCCACTTATCCTGTTTCCTTGATGACAACATATAGGCTAAGATTGCTTGAAGTCCTCTGGAAGCTCTGATAGCATGGAATTGCTAGTTTGCTTCATAGACCTAGTCCAATCCTCCGCATAAGAGAATCCGAATCCTTAGGAAATTCTTAATACCTCAACTAAATTCTTGATTCAGGTAATCCCCACATTCTACATtccttataaatgaaaaatgaacatgTATTGTCTGCTTTTCTCCTCCTAGATAACAATAACACAAAAACATACATTCAATCCCATTGTTTCTTGGCAAAGTTCTATCTCAAGCATCCCAGACAAATTGGATTGttaaaaatgctgaataaattTCAACTTCACACTCTCTGTCAAGAGGTTTTCTCTTATCCTAATGTAAATTCCTTATGTTGCTGTTTTGTAGTGACAACTGGACTGGAAAACCTCTTAAATGCATCTCAACttcatgatttcaaaatttattgtACTTTGTCTACATAGTGTAACTCCTAAAATAGGTACTTCTATTTCTCCAAATGAACGAGATTCTCCGTGATTTCTGGGATTAAATTAATGGAGTCTGAGGGAAGCTCTAAATATGTGAGGGTTTGTGTACATTCTTGTTTATTCTGTAACtatagaaaactattttttatgcCTGGTCAGCTGAGCCATGCTAaagttattttccttaaaatgcatatattaataCCAAGTATTATAacattgttgttttaaaaattgctacaTATTAGAAAAGTCCCCAATTTAACCATACTattatataattactttttacAGGACATCATGATAAAAAATCGTACCAATTGCTCGAATAATGaacctaacattttaaaaaaacatgcatGTGATGATAATAAGGTAATAATCATTTGGAATTTATATGTCATTCAAGCTTGATTTTAAGGAAGTTTATATTATTTGTATGTCTGTTAGAtaattatattgattatattaatAACATATTCTTTTGTGGGTTCTAACCAAACAATTCTCACTGTATTATTAAATTGTACTATGGTCTTcttctatacttttattttacaaaaggcCCTATGCCTGTttggtaaaaatttttttttaagcatttcagTTTTCACTTTGAAAATGTTAGAACTGCTGAACTCTATTTGTGACATTCATATGCAGGGAAATCCTTGTCAGAGTGATTGCttgaacacacacaaacataagCCATTGGCATAATTTACTTTTAGGactttgaaattttttccttttgatatttgCTTATCGTCAAACAACTACTACCTCTGGTTGATGGAATATTACAATTCACAGACCTTACAACAAAAGTTTGTGTCATTTCCTTCTACAGAAAGTAGTATGATAttcagttgccttttttaaaCACACAGTAGCTGAGTTAACCTCATGGTATTGcaatttatattcataaattctttttaatttcttactttaaatatttgaaacactTGTTTGAGGCGAATATGaacctttattttctaattgcCAGCTATTCATAATTCAAAAGGCACAAAAAtaagatacatacatacaaataggGTACATAACCCATTAActcaaaaggtacaaaaataagagaaaccaCATACCTTTCATTTTTGCTGCCTCCAGAAGCCCTCTCTTTTAGTTGTCTTGTTTAAAATGGAATAATCTTGTTATATGTTCACCCATAAGTGATAAGatcataaatttataaagaaaggaGTTTTCAAAAAGCCAAATAACCATTAAGCAAATTCTAGGCCTTTCAGACTGTCACTTAGGAGCTAAACAGTTTTAGTCTAGTTACTTGTCAGTCATGTGATTAACTGGAACAGAATCTGGGGTGGATGTGGGGCATTATTTGGCAATACAGTGCTGGCTTTAGGCTCCTTATGAAagttaatcattttaaatattttatttgaaccacaacccttctgatttttttctgtaataggaAGGTATGTTTTTATATCGTGCTGCTCACAAGTTGAAGCAATTTGTTAAAGTGAATAACAGTGAGGATTTCAATCTCCACTTATCAAGAGTTTCACAGGGCACATTACAATTGTTGAACTGTACTCCCAAGGTAAGTTGTTTActttgaacaaaaaaataaactagttctGTGATAGGATACTATAATTCTTTGATGATCATATCTATTATCATAGAATTCTTAGTGCTTATTATTACCTAAAGTTGAAATACATTTACTCAACTCTAGAAGAGGAAAGTCTTAGCTTGGAAAGTACTTATTCTTAGCTAGGCCAAACAGTTTATGGAAGtggagtaaaaataaatgagtgcatGCTTCATTGCTATAACTTTCAAGGAGGCTAATGTGATAATTTGGGTGGGGAATGGTAAATTTTTACCTCTAAAACTTATTAACaaaaatttttacatgttaaaacTGGGCATATATGTAtgtccaataattttttttgcttcagtAATTTTAATAAGTATAAGGTTAATTTTTCCCTACTTGTCTGCTTACCACCACTACACCCCTCTTCAGAAATTTTACCAGCTGCCACACAAAACCTAaagttttcttatgatttttctaaaagaaatttttaacattttcatgatAGGAAAAGGGTCATGtgtgtttccatattttaatacCAGTAGTTGCCCACAGGAAATAAAATGGTAAGGTTATCTTTGAGCCTTCTTGACAGTGATGAAGTAAAAATGATAGAAGGTGAAtcacttcattttattattatattatctacTTGATGGAAGCCAGTCTCCTCTTGCTGTCCTGGATTTACCAAGCTTATTTCCAATTTTGTCCCCCAATTATGTTAGTCCTTAATATGGAATTTCTACTGTTCTCTTTTCTATAAATCTGCAAGGGATTCatcaatcactaaattctatacctggaaccaattttaccatacatgttaactaacttggATTTAAGTAAaaccttgaaataaaaaaataacaaaaaaattaacattttaaattgctttaaaaaaaaccctgaaaactaACCTGccttgctttttccttttccctgatattctatttctaaatgaaattagTCTTCTTCCATACTAACAAGAAATAGATTCTCAAATAGATTTGATGAACTTGACAGTAATATAAAAATTACCAGTGACATTAATGAAAGGAGCAATAAAGGATTAACattcaatattataaatgtgACTTTGattttaagaaaggaataaaaCTACCTTCCCTGGGTGAACTCCAACCCACTAAAAATTTGTTAAGTGTGATTGTGCAATTTTCTTCCTTCATCGTCTTTTTTATTCAACTTAATTCCTTtatgtttccctttgaatttttttccctttttatggttcattttgaaaatattataatgtTAATAAAAGGCATAAACTCCTTAGATTGGATCCCTTTAAGCTACACTTTTTTAAGCCactgctttataatttttatttttttttctttttggggagggtggtgggggagaaaatcttaagcaggcttttTTATGTCTAGTGCCTGAGTCCTCTGcagggctccacctcatgaccctgagatcatgacctgagctgaaattaaaagttggatgcttaaccgactgagccatctgggtgccccttAAAGCcactactttaaaataaaagaagctcGGGAAAAATATCAgagcaccattttttttaataaagcaacaaaattaaaacatcaaTAAGTAATAggcaaaagaaatgagcaaactACTTTGATAAGAGAACGTAAACTAGAAAacaagtatatgaagaaaatagcCTTCCTGGTTAGTtactaaagaaatataaattaaaatgaggacCCATTTTACACCTAATTTACTGGTATAGAGTATACACAACATATATTATATAGCATAATAGTATATGGACATTctgtacttatatatttataaactattaGAAATTCTTACCCAAAATTATATAGCAGTATAGAAAATAGGAATGAAAAAGAACACTTGATTAAATCtgattaaacattaaaatgatgtaaatattAACTAGAATGGACCACGGAAAAATGAACACACCTGATTCATGACCATGATggattatttccattatttcacATTTCCGTTATTATTATAGTGTTATTCCACCCAGATATATGGGAGCATGGAAATCCCTTATTTCTCTTTAGAGAAGCAGTGTGAGTTTGCATACTGTGGAACTCAGGAAATCTTAGGGATTCCTGAAGATTGGAAATGAATATgtgagtaatataaaaatattgagggCTTATGGCTAAGAAAATCTGGAAACAAAGTTTAGAAAAGGGAGATAACATCTGTGTTCCCAGGATTACAGAGGTAAAAGCACGGTTCTTTGAATCTGACTTTATAATGAATGTTCATTCAGTCCTGGTGTCCTAGGAAACGTCATgaagtaattttcatttctttttttttttttttcatttccatgtattttaaaaccGCTTAGTCATATGAACTTCACTTTGTCCTttataacaatttattttatttatttttagaggagtgggaggggcagagagaatcttaagcaggtacCACCCACAGTGGAAGCCAAGGCCAGCCtaggtctcatgaccctgagatcatgatctgagccaagatcaagagtcagtcacttaaccgactgagccaccctggtgtcccttcaatttgtacattttaaagatgTCCTGGGACCCTCAATAAAATGAATCTgagaaataattcatatttttctttgaaatctgtttagtcttttaaatgtattatttaaaggCTATGTGTTAGTGTTACTAACTGTATAACTAAAAGAGATCCCTGATTTGTGACTTAACTAATAATAGGACAGATGAGCTCAAATCACAGGTATTATACTTACATGACCATGGCAGATTggttccctcatctgtgaaaggagaCAAAATCATCAATTTCATagttattaagtaaataaaatgaaataatgtgtgtaaAGCATGGAACACAATACCTGACCTAGAAAACACCCAATAATTGGTTGCTATCTGATTAACTACCCTACCCTTTATTAATCTCACTTCCCAGGGGCTCACTGGAATGTAATCAAGTGTATGCAGAACTACTCCCTTATATGTCTATTCCATGTGAAGTATTTATTTCTCCACTTTTTGTAGGTTGGAAAGGTAGTCCTTTTTAAGATTCTCATCAGGGACTGAAAACGAGTTTTGAGGCAGACACCTTCCATACTCTAGTGAAGACCAAATTGTTGGGGTGGACCTTAGGGCACAAACTCAATCAGGTAGATCATTATTAATCATCTTTGCCAAAATACTCTGAATATTTGCAGTGTTAACTATTCCTtccacaaaaaatttttttttctatatgaaacAACTCAATTGGGTATtctacaaatatcttttccatgtttcttttttcaatttaaattcaattagtcaacatatagtacatccttagtttcagatgtagagttcaataattcatcagttgtgtacaACCCCCAGTGCTCCACATTGCATgacctctttaatgcccatcacccacttaccccattCTCCCTCCCCTCAACAGCATGTCCAATATTGCAGTGATGAAAATAGCAGCCACCTGATATAGCTCTTTAATCCTAAATCTTAAACCACAACAATCCTGAATTTCCTACACATCATTTACCACAAGTATAGTTAGAAatcatagttttaaatatatcataCAAGATTTTCCCTTCTCATTACACCAAACCAACCTTCAGCATAACCTAACATGGTGGAAATTAAAGACtgagcattttaaaatgtgtattttttaaatgtgagtttaaaactttttaaatatatttttctaggaagacaataaatctttaaaggaacagagaaaacagaagagcttGTGTTCCCTAGGGATACTActacaaaagataaaaacttgTTGGAACAAAATTTTGAGGGGCTCTAAAGAACATTGAAAAATATGGAGTGGCAATATAAAGACATATGAACTTTAACTGTATCCACCAAGAATCTATCTGCTCATACAATTTTTTGGGTTAGAATACCCTAGAAGTTACAGAATGCATCCTGGTAAAAGTGGATTAGAGCAATTGAGACATTCATACCGTAGTACTAGAAGATGGATGTAAACAGTGGAAACCAAATGCTGCAATCGACAAACCTTCATATGTTTTTGGACATATATCAATCAGTATTAATTGTGATTTTTGTAAGACCATCAATGTAAGGTATTAGTCGCAATAATACTTTTTAAACCTGTTTTAAAACTTGAGAAGAAGACATAAAACCTGCGAAGTATATAAGTGGcaggaattaaaaattaatattgttttattatcaaaataattttatgcacCAGCACACTACAATGAGTGGAAATCGTCCTCTTCTGTGCTGAAAATGTTTCAGAGCTACCAGTTAGATGTGGGTAATGCCAATGAGAGTTAAGAGTTACATATCTTAAAGAAACAGCAGTATGAAGGAGTCCAAGATACTTAAGAGAGATATTAAGACATGTAATTAAACATGAATGCATACCACAGTGCCTTCATTAATGGTACAGCAAATGTTTTAAGATGACCATAAAGAATGATTTCACAAAATAGAAAGTCACCTGTTCTAAGGATGCTAAACCGTAATACTGAGTTACTTTTGTCATTTATGTGTAATAAAACTTGTCCAAATGAGTTTGCAATTtgggaagtatatttttaatagaataatatATGTTGACCTTTTAATTAATggaatgtatatttaattttgacattatatctgtattatataaaaatattttcatacagtATTACAAACAAATTGCTTACTTTGGATAACATTTCTCCTTTGATAATAAATGACCTATATAAGACTGTCAGattcatttaatgaatttttaagaggttttaagatttttaatactGCATTACTCTTTGATCTCTGTCATTGAATCTTTGACTTTTAATACCATTTACTCAGAATGTACGAGACTAGGACCCTAAAACTATGTAAGAACAGGAACATTACTTCtatgttaaattttaatcttttaaaagaaacttttgtATATGCCAGATCCTGCTTAGAAAGGTCAACAGCCTTCACTTACTTATAAAGGGAAATTAAAACCCTAGTCTAGACAGGTCAGAGTTCTCCACAGCCACCAGTTTGCACAACTCACATCCTTCCTGCTTTTGTACACCGTCATCAGCACCTGGTTAGGTGCTGACTGGCTTTATTTGAGCTTCAGATGATGCTCAGGTGCCATCCTCACTGTGTGGTGGTAAAACCTTCTTCTTCTCTGTTCATGTTTGTGTgtttccctctctcactctccctaaTGCCTTAGCCTTTCACCCTCACTTTACACCTAATGCCTCTGTGTAGAATGAGACAGACTGTTGCCCAGAATTCACTGACTGCTCCATTGATAGGGCTTTGAATCAAGTatgttttctgtttggttttcatTATTAACTCCAGAAAAGGGAGCTGATGAACACTTTTAGGAGCAGATGATTCTTTATCCAGTTCTTTCTTCAGATGGACTTTTCTAAGCAAGCTTTGCTTCCTTCTACCATAATACATGGTCAACTGTGTGGTAGACCTCCATCCTGATGAACTGCTACTGTTGGTAAACTACCAGCTATAGAGAGAATTCTAAGTTTCTAaaggtaaattctttttttttttttaagattttatttatttattcatagacacagagataaagaggcagagacacaggcagagggagaagcaggctccatgcagggagcctgatgtgggactcgatcctgggaccccaggatcacaccccaggctgcaggcggtgccaaaccgctgcgccaccagggctgccctaaaggtAAATTCTTAAAACTGTCCTTGAAAGTGTGTCTTTGAAGGCTGTCTTAAAACATCCCTAACAAGTgttgaaaaaaattctgagattgtagtaaaataaggaatattttaaaatgcttgctaaaagctattaaaattttcttccttgattttcatttgtttatagatttaaattttaGAGAGAATTAAAACTCAAAACAGTATTCAGCATACACTATGTGTCaaatgcttaggaaaaaaaaaatgccgaCACGCTTATGGTTGtgtgtgctttatttatttcataccCACTAGCAAGGTAAGTAGAGACAGGTGGACTAATTAATAATGaacttggatattttatttttattatttctactcCCCAATTAAATACTTGTTTTATCTCaatgaacattttctttcaaatatatatgtagatgCTTTAAATCAGCATTTTCTAAAGTTTGTCCCGAGACCCTAATCCTCTTCAGTgctacaaataaaaaagaagatgatgatgacaaagaagatgaagaggaggaggaggaagataaaTCAAAAACGGAAAAAGAGGAAGGATTCTGAGTTTGGGGGTCAGATAAATTTTCTCTTGAAGATTCGTGATTTATACAAGTATATTAAAGACTGCATAAACTCatacagcttttttctttttaagtttaacaGTAACATATCATTTCCAGAATGTGACTAGAGAACACTACTTTTATGTAAAAACCATTACCTACATGCACCTTGGAAAATACTGCATTATACAAAAGGACTCAgtaaaaaggcttttaaaataggCTTTCAAGGAATCTTTTGAAGGAAATACTCCTTTCAGGAATAAGACAGTTCTATTAAAACTAGAAAAGTTTCTTTGCCTTAGGCCATACTTTCATTGACAGCCAGCTTACAAAGGACATTTAATTAAATCTACTGTAAATATTTCTTCAGAAACATACATCCTCTACTATAAGTCAGATAGTCTTTATGGTTACTCTGTCTATGCAATCAATCTTCATGTCCTTAGTTATTATGCTCTTATTGCTTATAaaattcttccaatttttttccagATCCTGCCCAAACTTCAAGGGGCatctcaattattttctttctttaattgctATGGCTTCCATTATAGTTCTAGATAATGttaatatttcttcctttagttGCTT contains:
- the IL7 gene encoding interleukin-7 isoform X2, which codes for MFHVSFRYIFGIPPLILVLLPVASSDCDIEGKDGREYQHVLMISINDLDIMIKNRTNCSNNEPNILKKHACDDNKEGMFLYRAAHKLKQFVKVNNSEDFNLHLSRVSQGTLQLLNCTPKVGKVVLFKILIRD
- the IL7 gene encoding interleukin-7 isoform X1; the protein is MFHVSFRYIFGIPPLILVLLPVASSDCDIEGKDGREYQHVLMISINDLDIMIKNRTNCSNNEPNILKKHACDDNKEGMFLYRAAHKLKQFVKVNNSEDFNLHLSRVSQGTLQLLNCTPKEDNKSLKEQRKQKSLCSLGILLQKIKTCWNKILRGSKEH